The following nucleotide sequence is from Synergistaceae bacterium.
ATCCGAATCAAACGCACCACACCCCCGCACTGAAGTCACAGCAAAAAATCGCAGATCGTGTCGATGGAGGAAGCCACTCCGGCCCCCGCTTCTTCGAGACACCGGGTTTTGTATTCGATGGTTCCCGTCTGGCCCCGGATGATGGCGCCGGCGTGGCCCAGAGTCCGCCCTGCCGGCGCGCTTCGTCCGGCCATGAAGAAAACCACCCGTTTTTTCATTCGGGCGACCTGTTTCGCCGCGCCAACCTCCGCTGTTCCTCCGATTTCACCGACCACCACCACGGCGTCGGTCTCGGGATCTTCCTCAAACATCTCCAGCAGCTCGCTCAGGGAGGTTCCCGTCACGGGATCGCCCCCCAGGCCCACAACGGTGCTCTGTCCGCAGCCCTTCTCCCCGAGGTACCCCGCCACTTCGTAGGCCAGAGTGCCGCTCCGGGAGATCAGGCCGACCCTGCCGGCCGTGAACATGTTCCCCGGCAGAATGCCCAGCTTGCCGATCCCCGGTGAGATAAGCCCCGCGCTGTTGGGGCCGATCAGGGTTGTTCCCCTTTCCCGGGCGAAGCATCTCATCTGAAGCGTATCGTGAACGGGAACGTGCTCAGGGACCGCCACGATCAGGTTCATACCGGCCGCCGCGCTCTCCAGAACGGCGTTTCGCAGCAGCGGCGCCGGAACGAAGAGCACCGTGGCGTTGGCCTGTCGCTCCGTCACCGCGTCGGCGACGCAGTCGTACACCGGCAGATCCCCAAATTCCTTCAGAACCTCTCCCCCGTGGCCGGGAGTCACCCCCGCCACGATTTTCGTCCCATATTCCAGCATCCACTCCGTCTGTTTTCGTCCGATGCGCCCCGTCGCGCCCTGAACGACAGCCCGGGTTTCCTTCGTCAGCAGTATGCTCATTTTCTGAAAGTCCCTTTCGGCTTAAACGTCCCTTCCGACGCCATTTTTTCCAGCAGCAGGTCCACGGCCTTTTCCGTATGGACGTTTTTGACCACGGGCAGCCCCGCGTCTTCCACGATTTTCCAGGCCGCCTCCTGCTGATTTCCCAAAATTTTGACGACCACGGGAATTTTTCCGGAGCATTCCTTCCATCCGGCCACGATGCCCTCCGCAGCGGCGACCATGGGATTGACCCCCCCGTAAAGGTTGATGATGAGGCCCTGCACGCGAGAATCGTTCATCAGAAGTTTCACGGAGTCCCGCATCAGGACGGCGTTGATGCCTCCGCCCGTTTCGAGGAAATTCGCGGCCGCGGCCCCTCTCGAAGCGAGGATGTCCATGGTGTTCATGGCCAGTCCCGCGCCGCTGGCGATGACCCCCACCGTTCCCTCCGTCAGGACGCAGGTCACGCCGATCTCGAAGGCCTGCCGCTCCATGGGGTTCGTCAGGGCGTCCTTCGCGCTTCCCATTTCGGGATGCCGGAACAGCGCGTTGTCATCGGCCTCCATTTTCGCGTCCGCGGCGACCACCGCGCCGTTTTTCAGAACCGCCAGGGGGTTGATTTCCGCCAGCATCAGGTCCTGAGAGAAGAAAAGCCGCCCCAGCCTCCAGGAGACGTCGGCCAGTTTCAGCAGAAGGGGCCCCTGAAAGCCCAGCTTCCGCCACACGCTTCGCACCTCGTATTCCTCGGGGGGCTTCAGCGGAGAAAAGGTCGTCCGGGAAATGGCCGCCGCGTCCTTTTCCGCAGCCGACTCAATGTCGACGCCTCCGGACCGGCTGACCAGCATATCCACCGCGCCCTCGTCGGCGTTCAGGCCAAAGCTGAGATACAATTCACTTTCAATGTCGAGTTTTTCTTCGACCAGAACTTTTTCCACAAGGCATCCCCGATGGGTTTTGCCGAAAATTTCCTTCGAAACTCGTTCCGCTTCTTCCGGAGATGAGGCGCTTCGAACCAGCCCCGCCCTGCCCCGGCCTCCGGCCGGGATCTGCGCCTTCAGGACGCAGTCCCCCGTCGCTTCTTCCGCGAGAAGGCGAACCTCCCCGGGGGAAGAAGCCACCTTTCCCTTCGGAAGAGGAATTCCCGTTTTCTCTAAAAGTCCCTTACCCTGAAATTCGTTCAGTTTCATCCTGCCGTCTCTCCGATCCGGGTTCACTTCACAAAACGTCAGATATTTAATTATGCAAAATTATGGTGTGATGATGATAAATTTACTCCTTCATCAGGGAGATGTCCAATAAATAAATTCCATAACAATTTTACCTGGAGCCTGGCAGGGCCTTGCAGGCTATACCCGTTACGGGTTTGCCGTCTTCCACGATGAGTTTTCCATCTACCCTGAAAGTGGGGCTCCAGTAGACCATATCCAGGTGCAGAGGCGCTTTGTTCACGCCGCCCTGACGGGTATTGTCTCCCACGGCAAAATGCCCCGTACCGTAACGCCCTTCGTCATAAATGATCTTGCCGCAAACCGGTGAGAAGGGATTCAGGCCTACGGCGATTTCCGCTATGGCGTAAACGTTGGGATCCTGCGCGTCCTCCAAAATGGTTCGAAGCTGGGTTGCTGACGTACCTCCCTCGATTTTGACGACCTTTCCCTTTTCAACGAAGAGCTTCACAGGGCTGTCGACCAGCCCGATTCCCATGGAGGCGCTGGCGTCGATGACGATGACGCCTTCACCCTCAGTCTCAATGGAGGGGACGTTGGCCTCAATATCCGGAAAGCCGCTTCTCATGCCAGGCTCGTGGCATATGCAGGTGTTGACGATGCCCCCCCGGCCTACAATGGAGGCTTTGAAATCCGTTCCTCCGGGGGAGGTGACGTGAATCTCCCGGCCCTCGTCGAAAAATTTGCCCAGTGCCTTCACCACAGGGCTGATAGCGACGAAGTCCGCCTCCACTCCATTTCGGATGAGAATCCACTCATCGCATTCGGTCAGACTGAAAAGGCGCGCGCCCTTGTTGCAGGCGTCCAAAGTGGCCTTCGTATGGAAAAGGGTACGAGTGGTGGGAGAAAGGATAACGTCAGCGGCCTGCATGGCGGCGGCTACAACCGCTGAGGGTTCTCCCCCTGTTTGAGGGACGGGCATCGTGATGATGTGAGCCGCAATATCCATTTCTCTGGCCGCCATGTACAGCGCCCTTGAAACGACCTCCGGAGACATCGTGTCCGTCACGATCAGCAGTTTCTCACCCTTCTTCATCCCCGCGCAAACCTCAAGCAGAACGCGCGCGCCTTTCATCATTTCCAGCATCAACATTCTCTGCACCTCCAAAGATTATTTCCCGTTATTTCATTGCAGCGATCAATCGACAGGGGTCCGCTTTATGCGGACAAACTGCGGAACATCGCCCGCATTCGACGCATTTCACGATTCCACTCCCTTCCAGAGCGGCTTCATGGCTGCCTCCGTTCCGGGGGTCGAACAGGATCTTCGCTATACGCGCAAAAAGAGCGGGGCCCCAAAAATTGTGAGGATGCCGTCTTTTCACAGGGCAAACAGCCTGGCAGCATCGGCAGTTTACACAACGGCCCGCCAGATACCGCAGTTCCAGCCGCCCGTCCAAAATCCGTGCTTCAGGGAGAGTGGTGCTCCCGGGGTGGAAATGGGGTAAAAAAGAAAATTCCCTCTCCGCAGAGTCTCTGCGCACGATTAAATCCTTTTCCGGCAGGAGATGAGCCAGCGGCGTCAGAGTCATGTTACGGGAGGCCTCCTGCTTACAGACGAGAGCGGGCTGACCGTCGACCATAACGCCACATAACCCGCAGCTGCCGTCCCGACAGCCCCAACGATAACTCAGGTCCCGGTCATATTTTTCACGCACCTGATGCAGCACATCCAGGACCTTTATGCCGGGAATATAATCAAAACTGTAGTCCTCGTAATGCGGCGCTCTGTCGATGGAGGGGACAAACCGCAGTATCGTCACGATACCCTTCATTTTCAGCACCCCGGCTCCATATACTTCAGTTCCACATCCCGGCAGTCCGTCATGATTTCCTGGTTCCGCAGTGAA
It contains:
- a CDS encoding succinate--CoA ligase subunit beta, yielding MKLNEFQGKGLLEKTGIPLPKGKVASSPGEVRLLAEEATGDCVLKAQIPAGGRGRAGLVRSASSPEEAERVSKEIFGKTHRGCLVEKVLVEEKLDIESELYLSFGLNADEGAVDMLVSRSGGVDIESAAEKDAAAISRTTFSPLKPPEEYEVRSVWRKLGFQGPLLLKLADVSWRLGRLFFSQDLMLAEINPLAVLKNGAVVAADAKMEADDNALFRHPEMGSAKDALTNPMERQAFEIGVTCVLTEGTVGVIASGAGLAMNTMDILASRGAAAANFLETGGGINAVLMRDSVKLLMNDSRVQGLIINLYGGVNPMVAAAEGIVAGWKECSGKIPVVVKILGNQQEAAWKIVEDAGLPVVKNVHTEKAVDLLLEKMASEGTFKPKGTFRK
- the sucD gene encoding succinate--CoA ligase subunit alpha, translated to MSILLTKETRAVVQGATGRIGRKQTEWMLEYGTKIVAGVTPGHGGEVLKEFGDLPVYDCVADAVTERQANATVLFVPAPLLRNAVLESAAAGMNLIVAVPEHVPVHDTLQMRCFARERGTTLIGPNSAGLISPGIGKLGILPGNMFTAGRVGLISRSGTLAYEVAGYLGEKGCGQSTVVGLGGDPVTGTSLSELLEMFEEDPETDAVVVVGEIGGTAEVGAAKQVARMKKRVVFFMAGRSAPAGRTLGHAGAIIRGQTGTIEYKTRCLEEAGAGVASSIDTICDFLL
- a CDS encoding 4Fe-4S dicluster domain-containing protein; this encodes MKGIVTILRFVPSIDRAPHYEDYSFDYIPGIKVLDVLHQVREKYDRDLSYRWGCRDGSCGLCGVMVDGQPALVCKQEASRNMTLTPLAHLLPEKDLIVRRDSAEREFSFLPHFHPGSTTLPEARILDGRLELRYLAGRCVNCRCCQAVCPVKRRHPHNFWGPALFARIAKILFDPRNGGSHEAALEGSGIVKCVECGRCSAVCPHKADPCRLIAAMK
- a CDS encoding aminopeptidase, which codes for MLMLEMMKGARVLLEVCAGMKKGEKLLIVTDTMSPEVVSRALYMAAREMDIAAHIITMPVPQTGGEPSAVVAAAMQAADVILSPTTRTLFHTKATLDACNKGARLFSLTECDEWILIRNGVEADFVAISPVVKALGKFFDEGREIHVTSPGGTDFKASIVGRGGIVNTCICHEPGMRSGFPDIEANVPSIETEGEGVIVIDASASMGIGLVDSPVKLFVEKGKVVKIEGGTSATQLRTILEDAQDPNVYAIAEIAVGLNPFSPVCGKIIYDEGRYGTGHFAVGDNTRQGGVNKAPLHLDMVYWSPTFRVDGKLIVEDGKPVTGIACKALPGSR